Proteins encoded in a region of the Lepisosteus oculatus isolate fLepOcu1 chromosome 23, fLepOcu1.hap2, whole genome shotgun sequence genome:
- the il10ra gene encoding interleukin-10 receptor subunit alpha isoform X1 yields MAHWGLILTVLSAVGLWLCVSGQDLPAPVKVGVVAEDASLEVHWSPPEGPPQPTYYQVQYKKYSKQNPSPDWVLVEDCNGTAVTRCDLSDLITDRKHKYLARVRLVTEHGTSNWTVKRFSPSDERSLVLLPPRLALSLGATSLRVSFLKKPQLEKVFAGTFGLKYTIYVREGGHADQTSYVLPEDKNQWQLEFLQKGQIYCISAKVESISGNTASANSEEQCVLVAGTPWVLILMVLGCLVGVLAFSFLLLCWFLRRPAILPRTLKSLGSSWQPLRVGAVAVETVTSPWRPVWFLEGRKEEKAEDGRRGSADSGVSLGQRPPQAGGGTAAGEAGRYGGEAALGLEDSGCGSLGRRDSRGSEELPLLEERSYAGGQQKEDSGVSLGSRYRGTDSVGDADGGEGCTLQEVLVTDGYRSQIPASRGAAAGAEGADSPLGYRPSFPGCACAGRGACVWCRAGDEPEGKSAPPPDPLTGQIPALDCKGAGPPEGPSLACFPDGYFRKATLQAGEPGHPKAPPPPPADLLLSFEAAPLLIPAPRLPLVDAQRERRPRPFAPSLGDVELGGT; encoded by the exons ATGGCGCACTGGGGCTTGATACTGACAGTTCTCAGTGCTGTGGGACtgtggctgtgtgtgtcag GCCAGGATCTCCCAGCCCCGGTCAAAGTGGGCGTCGTTGCCGAGGATGCCAGTCTGGAGGTCCACTGGAGCCCCCCTGAAGGACCCCCACAGCCCACCTACTACCAAGTCCAGTATAAGAA GTATTCCAAACAAAATCCCAGCCCAGACTGGGTGCTGGTGGAGGATTGTAACGGGACAGCTGTAACGCGGTGCGATCTGTCTGACCTCATCACTGATCGCAAACATAAATATCTGGCCCGGGTTCGACTGGTCACCGAGCACGGCACCTCCAACTGGACCGTGAAGCGGTTCTCTCCGTCGGACG AACGGTCGCTGGTGCTGCTCCCACCGCGGCTGGCCCTGTCCTTGGGCGCCACGAGCCTGCGGGTGTCCTTCCTGAAGAAGCCCCAGCTGGAGAAGGTCTTCGCCGGGACCTTCGGCCTGAAATACACCATCTACGTGCGGGAGGGGGGGCACGCTGACCAG ACCAGCTATGTTCTGCCAGAGGACAAGAACCAGTGGCAGCTGGAGTTTCTGCAGAAGGGGCAGATCTACTGCATCAGTGCCAAGGTGGAGAGTATCTCCGGAAACACAGCCAGCGCCAACTCTGAGGAGCAGTGCGTTCTGGTTGCAG GGACGCCCTGGGTCCTGATCCTCATGGTTTTGGGGTGTTTGGTCGGAGTGCTGGCTTTCTCCTTCCTGCTGTTGTGCTGGTTTCTGCGGCGACCGGCTATCCTGCCCCGGACACTG AAATCCCTGGGCAGCAGCTGGCAGCCCCTGAGGGTGGGGGCGGTCGCCGTGGAGACGGTGACTTCCCCCTGGCGCCCCGTCTGGTTCCTGGAGGGCAGGAAGGAGGAGAAGGCGGAGGACGGGAGGCGGGGCAGCGCGGACAGCGGCGTGAGCCTGGGGCAGCGCCCCCCGCAGGCCGGCGGCGGCACTGCGGCCGGGGAGGCGGGGAGGTACGGGGGAGAGGCCGCCCTGGGGCTGGAGGACAGCGGCTGCGGGAGTCTGGGGAGGAGGGACAGCAGGGGCAGCGaagagctccccctgctggaggagaggagctACGCAGGCGGGCAGCAGAAGGAGGACAGCGGCGTGAGTTTGGGGTCTCGGTACCGGGGGACAGACAGCGTCGGCGACGCGGACGGAGGAGAGGGGTGCACCTTGCAGGAAGTGCTCGTGACTGATGGCTACCGGAGCCAGATCCCCGCTTCTCGGGGGGCAGCTGCTGGTGCAGAGGGGGCTGACAGCCCCCTGGGCTACAGGCCCAGCTTTCCGGGCTGCGCGTGCGCGGGCCGGGGGGCGTGCGTCTGGTGCCGCGCCGGAGACGAGCCGGAGGGGaagagcgcccccccgccggacCCCTTAACGGGGCAGATCCCCGCTCTAGACTGCAAAGGAGCCGGGCCCCCGGAGGGGCCCTCGCTCGCCTGCTTCCCGGACGGCTACTTCAGGAAGGCCACCCTCCAGGCCGGCGAGCCGGGGCACCCGAAggcccccccgcccccgccgGCGGACCTCCTCCTCTCCTTCGAGGCGGCCCCGCTCCTGATCCCTGCTCCGCGGCTCCCCCTGGTGGACGCGCAGCGGGAGCGCCGGCCCCGCCCCTTCGCCCCCTCGCTGGGCGACGTGGAGCTGGGCGGCACCTGA
- the il10ra gene encoding interleukin-10 receptor subunit alpha isoform X2, whose amino-acid sequence MRCSGQDLPAPVKVGVVAEDASLEVHWSPPEGPPQPTYYQVQYKKYSKQNPSPDWVLVEDCNGTAVTRCDLSDLITDRKHKYLARVRLVTEHGTSNWTVKRFSPSDERSLVLLPPRLALSLGATSLRVSFLKKPQLEKVFAGTFGLKYTIYVREGGHADQTSYVLPEDKNQWQLEFLQKGQIYCISAKVESISGNTASANSEEQCVLVAGTPWVLILMVLGCLVGVLAFSFLLLCWFLRRPAILPRTLKSLGSSWQPLRVGAVAVETVTSPWRPVWFLEGRKEEKAEDGRRGSADSGVSLGQRPPQAGGGTAAGEAGRYGGEAALGLEDSGCGSLGRRDSRGSEELPLLEERSYAGGQQKEDSGVSLGSRYRGTDSVGDADGGEGCTLQEVLVTDGYRSQIPASRGAAAGAEGADSPLGYRPSFPGCACAGRGACVWCRAGDEPEGKSAPPPDPLTGQIPALDCKGAGPPEGPSLACFPDGYFRKATLQAGEPGHPKAPPPPPADLLLSFEAAPLLIPAPRLPLVDAQRERRPRPFAPSLGDVELGGT is encoded by the exons ATGCGGTGTTCAG GCCAGGATCTCCCAGCCCCGGTCAAAGTGGGCGTCGTTGCCGAGGATGCCAGTCTGGAGGTCCACTGGAGCCCCCCTGAAGGACCCCCACAGCCCACCTACTACCAAGTCCAGTATAAGAA GTATTCCAAACAAAATCCCAGCCCAGACTGGGTGCTGGTGGAGGATTGTAACGGGACAGCTGTAACGCGGTGCGATCTGTCTGACCTCATCACTGATCGCAAACATAAATATCTGGCCCGGGTTCGACTGGTCACCGAGCACGGCACCTCCAACTGGACCGTGAAGCGGTTCTCTCCGTCGGACG AACGGTCGCTGGTGCTGCTCCCACCGCGGCTGGCCCTGTCCTTGGGCGCCACGAGCCTGCGGGTGTCCTTCCTGAAGAAGCCCCAGCTGGAGAAGGTCTTCGCCGGGACCTTCGGCCTGAAATACACCATCTACGTGCGGGAGGGGGGGCACGCTGACCAG ACCAGCTATGTTCTGCCAGAGGACAAGAACCAGTGGCAGCTGGAGTTTCTGCAGAAGGGGCAGATCTACTGCATCAGTGCCAAGGTGGAGAGTATCTCCGGAAACACAGCCAGCGCCAACTCTGAGGAGCAGTGCGTTCTGGTTGCAG GGACGCCCTGGGTCCTGATCCTCATGGTTTTGGGGTGTTTGGTCGGAGTGCTGGCTTTCTCCTTCCTGCTGTTGTGCTGGTTTCTGCGGCGACCGGCTATCCTGCCCCGGACACTG AAATCCCTGGGCAGCAGCTGGCAGCCCCTGAGGGTGGGGGCGGTCGCCGTGGAGACGGTGACTTCCCCCTGGCGCCCCGTCTGGTTCCTGGAGGGCAGGAAGGAGGAGAAGGCGGAGGACGGGAGGCGGGGCAGCGCGGACAGCGGCGTGAGCCTGGGGCAGCGCCCCCCGCAGGCCGGCGGCGGCACTGCGGCCGGGGAGGCGGGGAGGTACGGGGGAGAGGCCGCCCTGGGGCTGGAGGACAGCGGCTGCGGGAGTCTGGGGAGGAGGGACAGCAGGGGCAGCGaagagctccccctgctggaggagaggagctACGCAGGCGGGCAGCAGAAGGAGGACAGCGGCGTGAGTTTGGGGTCTCGGTACCGGGGGACAGACAGCGTCGGCGACGCGGACGGAGGAGAGGGGTGCACCTTGCAGGAAGTGCTCGTGACTGATGGCTACCGGAGCCAGATCCCCGCTTCTCGGGGGGCAGCTGCTGGTGCAGAGGGGGCTGACAGCCCCCTGGGCTACAGGCCCAGCTTTCCGGGCTGCGCGTGCGCGGGCCGGGGGGCGTGCGTCTGGTGCCGCGCCGGAGACGAGCCGGAGGGGaagagcgcccccccgccggacCCCTTAACGGGGCAGATCCCCGCTCTAGACTGCAAAGGAGCCGGGCCCCCGGAGGGGCCCTCGCTCGCCTGCTTCCCGGACGGCTACTTCAGGAAGGCCACCCTCCAGGCCGGCGAGCCGGGGCACCCGAAggcccccccgcccccgccgGCGGACCTCCTCCTCTCCTTCGAGGCGGCCCCGCTCCTGATCCCTGCTCCGCGGCTCCCCCTGGTGGACGCGCAGCGGGAGCGCCGGCCCCGCCCCTTCGCCCCCTCGCTGGGCGACGTGGAGCTGGGCGGCACCTGA